TAGTCTTGATCTGGAGTTCTCGTTTTACTTCCATAGATTTGGAAATTGAAAACAAAAGACTTATTTCTATAAGTTTGCCCTAGATATTGATAATGAGCATTTCTTGCAAAAGCTGCTTTTGATGGCACAATGATTACCCCTTGTAAGTTATAAGGAGTTTCACTTGGTAAATCATTAAAAGAACTGAATTTTTGCAATGCTTCCTTAAATCCTGCTATTTCATAATAACCGGGTTGCTGTGCTGCTGTAGTGGTCGCTTTATCTAACACACTTTTTTTAACGTGATAATACATTGGATCTATCAAAGGAAGAGTACTTCCATCTATGGTATTTAGAAATGCAGATTTTGCTGTAAATACTACACTTCCATTGTTATCAGCAGCTAGGTAAGAATAACCTCTACCCATTATTTTAATAATATTCCCTTCTAAGATTGGTTGAGCGTCAGTTGGAGCTGGTTGTGCACCATTTCTCATGATATAAATTGTTCCTGAAGGAAGCCTTTTAACGTCTAGTGCAGATAATTTCTTTTCCTTATCATCAGCAGTATCGGTAGCACTGAAAGGTTTTATATTTCCTTGTACATCAAGATAATTTTCATCCATAAATTTATTAATAGCCTGTTCATCATAGCTATTCTGGACGTTGATGTCTTCCGGCTCTACATAATAATCCAATTCATCATCTTTTTTACATGCAGAAAAACACAAAGATCCCGCAAGGATATATAAAAATATTTTTTTCATTTCAAAAAACTTTAATTACTTTACAAATAATATAACGGCAAAAGTATAAAAAATTATGAGAATAGATAAATTTTTGTGGAGCATTCGTTTTTATAAGACTAGAAATATTGCGTCAGAGGAGATTAAAAAGAATAGGGTTTCCATAGGAACCTCTGCCGTAAAGTCATCTAAGGAGGTAAAAGAAGGAGATGTTATTAAGATCCGCAAGAATCAAATTGATTATAAAATAAAAGTGATTCAGATCCCTAAAAGCAGAATTGGGGCAAAATTAGTTCCAATGCATATACAGGATGTAACAGATAAGGAACAATATGAACTTCTGAAACTTCGCAAAATGTCACAGGATTATTACAGAAATAAAGGAGAGGGAAGACCTACGAAAAAGGACAGGAGAGATATGGATGACTATGTAGGTAATGATATCGCCGCAGACTTTACAGATTGGGATGATTTCTTCGGAGAAACTGCTGATGATACCGAAAGTGAAGATTAAAATTAAAATAAAAAAGCTCTAGTGATAGAGCTTTTCTATTATTTCTTTTACAATGTCGTCCGGTTCTCTGGCATCTGTGCCGATGCTGAACTGAGCTTTACTGTAAAATTGATTTCTTTCAAATAGATGTTTGGCTATGAATTCCGGTAGATCTTCATCTGAAATATTGGCAATGATTGGCCTTTTTTCTTTCTGTTTGGAAAGCCTCTCAACCAAAGTTCCCACAGAAGCTCTTAGAAATATACTCTTAGAGTTATGATTGATGATCTCCATATTGTTATAATATACTGGAGTTCCTCCGCCAAGGCTTAAAACTACATTTTCCTCAGAAGCCAATATTTCTTCAAGGGCTTCTCTTTCAAGCTTTCTAAAGTAAATTTCCCCCTTTTTTTCGAATATTTCAGGAATGGTTAATTTACTCTTTCTGGAAATCTCTTTATCAAGATCGATCAGTTTAAAATCTATTTTTTCGCTTAATATTTTGGAAATGTGAGATTTGCCACACCCCATGTATCCAATTAGTGAAATTATCATGAATTTTTTTTAAACAAATTTGCGAAAAAGTTTTGAGATAAAGAAAAAAGTCATATCTTTGCACCACTTAAAACAAGGGGCATTACTTAAATGAAAACTTGTTAGGTAAGTGGCCGACTCGGTAGCTCAGCTGGTAGAGCAATACACTTTTAATGTATGGGTCCTGGGTTCGAATCCCAGCCGGGTCACTAGCAATAAAATTACGATACCTGTAGTTTTGTTGCCTGCGTGGTGAAATTGGTAGACACGCCATCTTGAGGGGGTGGTTTCCTAAGGATGTGCTGGTTCGAGTCCAGTCGCAGGCACTGCAAAGAAAATTTTATAATTATAGTGAAAACAATTTCATTTTAATTGTGGCCGACTCGGTAGCTCAGCTGGTAGAGCAATACACTTTTAATGTATGGGTCCTGGGTTCGAATCCCAGCCGGGTCACAAGTTTACTGAAAAGTAAATTTTTTTCATATTAATATTTTGTGATTTGGTGTTTCAAAGGTCTCTTTCAAGAGGCCTTTGATTTTTGTATTAATAATCAATTCTAAAAAAATATGAGTGATATTAGTATTATTGATGAAGAATTAGCGTGGATGATTGTTGCAGTATTATTGTCTGCCGGAATTTTCTTTGTGATTTTTTTATATCATATAATTCGTGCCTATATAAAATCCAATAAAGAAAAAGTAAAATTTAAAGATACCAGATCATATGGTTATATTTTAGGAGGTGGTTCTATCATCGGCTTTGAATTTTTTTGTCTACTATTTCTTGAAGCAAAAAGTGAGATTATTAAAAATATTGCAACAGGAATCTTTTCTGTGGTATTGTTTTTTTCTCCCATAATTATTTGGTTAATTGGTTCTTATTACAATAAATCAAAAAAACTCTGACGTTACCATCAGAGTTCTTGTTTTATAAAGTATATATGGATTGTTATACTAATCCAAATGCATATTATCAATTAATCTTACTCCATCCACAACCACTACAATAAAGGCTCTGAAATTTCTGTCTTTATAGAAGAAATCAGTTTCCTGTAAAGTATTTTCATCCGCAATTAGGAAGTATT
This genomic interval from Chryseobacterium joostei contains the following:
- a CDS encoding shikimate kinase; protein product: MIISLIGYMGCGKSHISKILSEKIDFKLIDLDKEISRKSKLTIPEIFEKKGEIYFRKLEREALEEILASEENVVLSLGGGTPVYYNNMEIINHNSKSIFLRASVGTLVERLSKQKEKRPIIANISDEDLPEFIAKHLFERNQFYSKAQFSIGTDAREPDDIVKEIIEKLYH
- a CDS encoding RNA-binding S4 domain-containing protein, whose protein sequence is MRIDKFLWSIRFYKTRNIASEEIKKNRVSIGTSAVKSSKEVKEGDVIKIRKNQIDYKIKVIQIPKSRIGAKLVPMHIQDVTDKEQYELLKLRKMSQDYYRNKGEGRPTKKDRRDMDDYVGNDIAADFTDWDDFFGETADDTESED